The Natronosporangium hydrolyticum nucleotide sequence CGGGCGCTCTTCAACACCCTGCGGTTCTCGTTCGCGCAGCTGATTCTCTTCTTCCCGTTGCCGATCGCGCTGGCGATCCTGCTGCACAGCATCTTGCACGAGAAGATCAAGGTCTTCATCCAGAGCGTGGTCTACCTGCCGTACTTCTTCAGCTGGGTGATCGTGGTGACCTTCTTCCAGCAGATGTTCGGCGGTGCCGGGCTGCTCGCCCAGCATATGCGCTCGGCCGGGCTGGAGCCGCCGACGATCATGACCAACCCGGACACCTTTATCTTCCTGGTCACCTCCCAGATCGTCTGGAAAGACGTGGGCTGGGGCACGATCATCTTTCTGGCGGCGCTCTCAGCGGTCAACCCCAACCTCTACGAGGCGGCGGCGGCCGACGGCGCCGGCCGCTGGCGGCGACTGTGGCACATCACCCTGCCCGGCATCCGGCCGGTGATCGTCCTGCTGCTGATCCTGCGGCTCGGTGACTCGTTGACCGTCGGCTTCGAGCAGTTCATCCTGCAACGCAGCGCGGTCGGGCCGGCCGCCGCCGAGGTCCTCGACACCTACATCTATTACCACGGCCTGCTCACCCAACAGTTCGGCGTGGGTGCCGCGGCCGGGTTGTTCAAGGGCGCGGTGGGGCTGACGCTGGTGCTCATCGCAAACAAGGTTGCCCACCGACTCGGCGAGCAAGGGATCTACAAGAAGACATGAGCACCACACCGATCGTTACCAAGGTGCCGCCGCCGCGGGGCCGGCGCCAACCGTGGGAAGAGAAGCCGTCGGCGGCCGGGCAGACCGGCAAGGGGGCGGTGCTCACCTTCGTGGTGCTGGCGGTGCTCTTCCCGATGTGGGTCATCGTCGTCACCAGCCTCTCGCCGCGGGAGGCGATCAACAACGCTGGCGGGCTGGTCATCGTCCCGCAGGGACTGGACTTCTCCGCCTACGTCGCGATCTTCTCCGGGGGGCGGGTGACCCGGGCGCTGGGCGTGAGCATGTTCCTCGCCACCGCCGGCACCGCGTTGAGCGTGGTGCTGACGATCCTCGCCGCCTACGGCCTGTCCCGGCAGGGTTCATTCGGTCACCGGACGCTGCTCTTCGTCTTTCTGCTGACCTTCTTCATCTACCCCAGTCTGATCCCTAGCTACCTGGTGGTGACCGGGCTGGGGCTGCGGGACAACCTGCTGGCGCTGATCCTGCCCACCGCGGTGAGCGCCTTCAATCTGATCGTGATGCGCGCCTTCTTCATGAACCTGCCGCAGGATCTGATCGAGAGCGCCCGGATCGACGGCGCGAGCGAGCTGCGGATCCTCCTGCAGATCGTGATGCCACTGTCTCGGGCAGTGATCGCGGTGATCTCGCTGTTCTACGCGGTGGGCTACTGGAACGCCTTCTTCAACGCGATGCTCTACATCCAGAACCGGGATCTCGACCCGATCCAGCGGGTGCTGCAGCAGTACGTGCTCGCCGGGCAGGCGCCGCCGCTGCGCGGTGACGTCGCGAACCTGCCAGGCGTGGCCAGCGTGCCGCCGAGCCTGGCGATCCAGATGGCGGTGGTGGTGGTGACGATCGTTCCGTGCGTGGTGATCTACCCGTTCGTGCAGCGGCACTTCGTCAAGGGTGTGATCATCGGGGCGGTCAAGGGGTAGGCGAGCCGGGGGGAGCCGGCGCCCCATCGCCGGCTACCCGGGTGACACTGCCGGCCACCCGGGCGATGGCCGCGGTCAGCTCCGCGTCCTGGGCCGGATCGACGGCCCGTAAGTCCAATAGCAGCCGGCCATCGGTGACCCGGCCGACCACCGGTGGGTCACCGAGGCGCAGCGGTGCGGCGAAGCTGGCCGGGGCGGCCAGGGCGACGCTCGGCAGCACCACCCCCGGACCACCACCGCCGCCGACCACCGACTCGCTCGGTGCCACGGTGAGCTCCACTCCGGGCAGCGCCGCGACGATCGCCGCGGCCCGCTGGTGCAGCGCCGCCACCGTGTCGTGCAGTGAACGGGGCACCGGCGCTGGCGGGCCGCTCAGCGTGGCGGCGAGCGCCGCCAGGGTCAGTTTGTCCACCCGCAGCGCCCGCGCCAGCGGATGCCGGCGTAGCCGTTCCACCAGCTCGGCCTTGCCCAGCAGCAGCCCCGCCTGCGGCCCACCGAGTAGCTTGTCGCCGCTGGCGGTGATCAGGTCGGCGCCGGCCCGCAACGCCGTGCCGGCGTCCGGTTCGGCCGGCAAGACCGGGTCGGGGGCGAGCAGCCCGGAGCCGATATCGGCCACCACCGGTGGTCCGAGTGTGCTCAGCTCACCGATGCTGGCTTCGCCGACGAACCCTTCGATCCGGTAATTGGAGGGGTGGATCTTCAGGATCAGACCGGTCTGCGGTCCCACCGCAGCCCGGTAGTCGGCGACCGTGGTCCGGTTGGTGGTGCCGACCTCGCGGAGTCGGGCGCCGGTGGCGGTGAGCAGGTCCGGCAGCCGGAAACCGTCGCCGATCTCGATCAGCTCACCGCGGCTGACGATGATCTCCCGGCCGGCAGCGAGCGCGGTGGCGACCAGCGACAGCGCGGCGGCGTTGTTGTTGACCACGTGCGCGGCCTCGGCCTCGGGGACGGCCGCTGCGAGCGCGGCGAGCACCGCGGCGCCGCGCCGGGCCCGGCGTCCGTCGGCTAGGTCGAGCTCCACATCGGTGTACCCGGCGGCCTCGACTACCGCCTTGATCGCGGCGGGGGAGAGCGGCGCCCGACCGAGGTTGGTGTGGACCACCACTCCGGTCGCGTTGATCACCCGCCGCAGCGGCCGCAGCCGGTCCGGCAGCGCGGCCGCCGCTTCCGCGATCACTCGTTCGGGCGGGATCTCCCCACGCCGGGCCCGGTCGGCGGCGGCGACCACCGCCGCCTTGACCGTCGCCCGGCCTACCCGCTCGGCGGCGAGTGCGAGCACCGGGTCGGCCAGCGCTCGATCGGTCCCGGGGATCCGCCGTCGGGTATCGGCCTCGCTCACCATGCGTCCTCTCTTGCCGGCCCGGCCCGCCTCCGGCGCGTAGACTGCCGGTGGAGGCGTCTGGGCGCCTGGTGGCCCCCGCGGTCTTCAAAACCGACGTGACCGAGCAGCTCGGTCAGGCGGGTTCGATTCCCGTCCGCCTCCGCCACTGCGCCCGTATGACCAGGCTAGTCGGACTCCACCGCCAGCTCATCGAGCATCGCCCGTAGCGACCCCTCGGTCTCTGCGCGATCCCCTTGCGCCACCGCGACGCCCTCTGCCCGTAGCAGGTCGTGCGCCGCCCAGATGTCCAATCGGAGCGCCCGGGCAAAGTCGCGCAACGTCACCCTGCCGCTCCCCAGTTGCCCGGCCCATGCCAGCGAGATGAGTGGCGATGAGTCGACGGTGATACGCACATCGCCGATAGTAGCCGCACGGAGTAAGCGAGCCTAGAGTTTTGGCAGGTTGACGTAGACCGGTGGGGTGGTCCCGGCGGTGGTGGGGAACTCGACCGCCGCTACCCGCGCCGGCCCGGTAGTGGTCACCGTGAAGGTGTCTCCGTCTCGCGCCGTGCTGATCACCGTGTCACCATCGACGTCGTGCAGCAGCATCCGGCCAGATTCACCGCCGAAGCTGAGCAGCGTCAGCGCCGGGAAGGGCGCCTCACCCACGGTGTCACCAAGCTCGGCGGTGGGGATCAGCGCACCGTACCGGGCGAAGAGCGGGATCTGTCCCAACGGTACGGTCACCCGCAGGTACCCGCCGCCGGCGTGCACCTCGCCCGTCCACCAGTCGACCCAGGACTCGCCGGCCGGCAGATAGACGGTCTGCTCCCCGGACGGGTCGAAGATCGGGGCGACCAGCAGATCCGGGCCGAGTCGGTAGGTCAGCTCCTCCCGCCAGGCGGCCGGGTCGTCGGGCGAGTCGATCAGTAACGCCCGGAGCATCGGTGCGCTGCCGAGGGCGGCCTCGATCGCCGTCGAGTAGAGGTACGGCATCAGCCGGTAGCGCAGCCGGAGCGCGTCGACCGCGCCCTGCTGGGCGGTCTCCGGGAACTCCCACGGCAGTCGGGTGCTGGTGCCGTGGAACCGGACCAGCGGCGAGAGCGCGCCGAACTGGGCCCACCGGACGTACAGGTCGGGGCTGGGCGGGCCGTTGAACCCGCCCACATCGTGGCTCCAGTACGGCACCCCCGAGAGCCCGTGGCAGAGCCCGCCGCGCAGCGTACTCGCCATCGCCGGGTAGCTGGACTTCACATCGCCACTCCACTGTGCAGCGTGCCGTTGCCCGCCCAGGTAGCTGGAGCGGGCCCAGACCATCCGGTGCCCGGCTACCTCGGCGGTGATGTCGCTTACCACGTCGTTGAAGAGGAGAGTGTAGACATTGTGTAGGGCTACCCCGGTCATCCCGTTGTGGGCGACCGAGTCGGCCGGCACGCCTTCGGCGAAGTCGGTCTTGAACACCGCAACTCCCTGTTCCAACAGCGGGCGCAGCAGCTCCGCGAACCATCGGGCAGCGGCCGGGTTGGTGAAGTCGACGATTCCGGACGCTGGGTGGGTGCCGTGCCATACATCAGCCACATAGGTCGATCCGTCCGGCCGCTTCAACAGGTAGCCGGCGTCTGCGGCAGCCTGGAACAGCGGGCTCTGCCGACTCAGGTAGGGGTTCATCCACAGACAGACCCGGAAACCCTGATCTGCCAGGGTGCGGAGCAGCTGCGCCGGGTCGGGGAAGTGCTCGCTGTCCCATTGCATGTCTGACCAGTGCCCGACCGTCTGCCAGTAGCAGTCGAGGTGCAGCACGTCGCACGGGATGTTGAGCTCCCGGATCTTCGCCGCCCGGGCCAGCACCTGCTCCTGGGTGTCGGCGAAGAAACCGGAGGAGATCCAGGTGCCGAAGGACCACTTGGGCGGCGGCTGCGGCGCGCCGGTGAGCCGGTGGAAGCGGCGGAGCACCTCCACCGGGGTGGGCCCGGCGATCACGTAGTAGTCGAGCAGGTCGTCGGGGACCACGATCTGCACGCAGCTGTGGGTCGATTGGCAGACATCGAACTCTATCGGGGTGCCGCTGTCGACGACGATCCCGTACCCGCGGTTGGAGAGGTAGAACGGGACCGCCTTGTGTGAGCGGTCGGACTCGGCGCCGAAGGCGTCGAAGTTCCACATCAACGGGCGCTGGCCGCGTTTGTCCAGCGGGGTGAACTTCTCGCCGAAGCCGACGAACTTCTCCTCGGCCGGGGCGGCGAAGCTTTCGTGGTAGGCCACCGCCTCGCCATCCACCGTGGAGCGGCCGAACGGCAAGGTGCGGAGCCGGCCGCTGATGTCGTGCTCGCCCGGGTGCTGGGCGAGCAACTCCCGTCCGGTGAGGTCGACGAAGCGCAGATGCCACGGGTCGAGGGTCAGCTCGGCGCAGACCGACCCGGCGTGCACCCGGATCGTGCCCCCGTCGACCTCGACCCGGCCAGCGTAGAAGTGCCCCGGGCTGACCAGTTGGGTGGCGGCCGCGGACCGGCTGCGGGCATCGGGGTCTTGGCTGAGCTTGACCCGGATCACTCCTTCACCAGCGATCGCTACCTGTGCCACCAGCATCTCGCCGCTGCTGGTCGACCCCTTGATGGTCACCGTCCCCTGCGGGTCGGTGCCGATCAGCTCCGCCCGGGTGAGGGCGGAGAGGCCCTGCTCGCCGGGGCCGCGGACCGGGAGGTCAGGGGGGTCGGCGACGAAGGTCTCGAACGACACCAACGGCGGTCGGTACGGCATGCGGTAGCTCCCCTGGGTGGCCGGCCCGGTCGGGCCGATAGTTTCGGCGCGGTCAGAGCCGACGCTGGCTCCTGGCATTTAGTTTTGCGTCTAACCCAACAAACGTCAACCGGCTAAGGTGGCGGGCATGCGAGGGCAGAAACATTGGCCGGCGACCGGCGACCGCTGGTGCTTCGGCGGTGACTGGAATCCAGAACAGTGGCCGGAGCCGGTGTGGCGCGAAGATGTCTCACTGATGCGGGAGGCCGGCGTCAACCTGGTCTCGGTCGGGGTGTTCAGCTGGTCGTGGCTGGAGCCCGAACCCGGCCGCTACACCTTCGACTGGTTGGACCGGGCGCTCGAGCTCCTCCACACCACCGGCATCCGGGCCAATCTGGCGACCCCCACCGCCTCGCCACCGCCCTGGTTCAGCCTCGCTCATCCGGACGCCCTGCCGGTACGCGCGGACGGAGTCCGGCTGCGGCACGGCTCCCGGGACACCTACTGCGTCGCTGCCCCGGCGTACCGGAGCGCCGCCCGCAGCATCGCGCAGCGCCTCGCCGACCGCTACGCCGACCACCCGGCGCTGGCGATGTGGCACATCCACAACGAGTACGGCACCGGGTGCCACTGCGACCACGCCGCGGTCGGGTTCCGGGCCTGGCTGGCCGCCCGCTACGGCGACCTGACCGCGCTCAACGACGCCTGGGGGACCGCCTTCTGGGGCCAGCACTACAGCGACTGGGCGCAGATCGAGCCGCCCCGGGCCACCCAGTACCTGTCCAACCCGCACCAGCTGCTGGACTTCCGGCGCTACCTCTCCGACGAACTGCTCGCCGCCTGCTGCGAACAACGGGACCTGCTCCGCCGCGCCAACCCGGACGCGCCGGTCACCACCAACTTCCCGGTCGGAGCCTGGGTGCCGGTCGACCACCGTCGGTGGGCAGCCGAACTCGACCTGGTCGCCCTCGACGCGTACCCGGAGGGTGTCGGAATCGAGGCCGAACAGCAGACCGCGCTCCTGGCCGACCTGGCCCGGCACTGGGCCGGCGGGCGGCCATGGCTGCTGATGGAACAGTCGCCCGGCGGGCTCGGCGAGCACGGCGTCCAGGTGAGCAAGGCGCCGGGGCGGATGGCCCGACTCTCCACCAGCCACCTGGCCCGCGGCTCCCGGGGCGTGATGTTCTTCCAATGGCGCGCGTCCGCGGCCGGGGCCGAGCAGTACCACTCGGCGATGGTCCCGCACGCCGGTCCAGCGAGCCGAATCTTCGCCGAGGTGCGGGAGCTGGGGGCGCTGCTGCCTCGGCTGGCCGAGGCGGAGGTCGGTGCCGTCCAGGCCGAGGTGGGGATCGGTTGGGACGCCGCGAGCTGGTGGGCGTTGCAGGCGCCGCACCTGCCGTCACCCGAGCTCGACTACTGGGCGGCGCTGAGCCGGGCGCACGCCGCGCTCTGGACCGAGCAGGTGACCACCGACTTCGCCGACCTCGCTGGCGACCTGCGCGGCTACCGGCTGATCCTGATCCCCAGCCACTACCTGGCCAGCGACGCGGTCATCGAGACAGTACGCAACTATGTGGCCGGCGGCGGGCACCTGGTGGTGTGGTACTTCTCCGGCGTCGCCGACCAGGCCGGCCGGGTGCGGCTCGGCGGTTACCCGGGCGCCTTCCGGGAGGTGCTCGGGGTGCGGGTCACCGAGTTCCAGCCGCTGCCAGCAGCCACCAACGTCGCGCTTACCGGCGGCACCGAAGCGACCCGCTGGAGCGAACTGGTGCAGCTCACCGGAGCCCAACCGGTCCTGCGGTACGCCAGCGGGCCGCTCACCGGGGAACCGGCGGTGACCCGGCACCGGTACGGCGAGGGCACCGCCTGGTATGTCTCTACCGAGCTCTCCGACGACACGTACCACGAGTTGGTGCGGGCGGCGCTGGCTGCGGCCGGGGTCGACCGCGGCGGCGCGCCACCCGGGGTGGAGGTGGTCGAGCGGCGGGCGGACCAGCAACGGTGGCGGTTCCTGCTCAACCACACCGACGGCCCGGCGACCGTGCCGGCCGACGGCGTGGACCTGGTCACCGGCGCGACCGTGACCGGTGCCGTCACCATCCCGGCCGGCGGCCTCGCGGTCGTCCGCTCGGACGGCAGCTAGTGTTATCGGATCTGATAAGATCACGTCATGGTAGAGAAGGGCAGCGTGGAGCTGGCGGCGGTGCTCGAATCGGCGTCCCGCCTGCAAGAGCTGGTGCCCGATGCGGTTCTGGTCGGTGGGTCGGCGGCCGCGCTCTACGCATCCCACCGCGACTCCTTTGACCACGATCATGTGGTGGGGGATCTTCGAGATCGGTTCGACCTGGTGCTGGAGGCGCTCGAGTCCGAGGGCGAATGGGTGACCAACCGGGTCCGGCCCGGAAAGATCATCCTCGGCCGGCTCGGCGATATCGAAGCGGGCGTCCGGCAGCTCATTCGTTCTCGTCCATTAGAGACAACCGAAGTGCAACTCCCGTCGGGGCGCAGCCTGCGGGTACCGACCGCCGAAGAAACGCTGCGAATCAAAGCGTTCCTGATCGTTCGGCGTAACCAGACCCGGGACTATCTCGACGTCGCGGCGTTGGCCGACCGCTACGACATCGGCGCCGCCGCCGAAGTGCTGGCGCGGATCGACGATTACTACGCCGACCAGCACGGTGGCGGCCGCGGCGTGGCAGCCCAGGTGGCCAGGCAGCTAGGTGACCCGCGGCCGGCAGACGCCTCCACGACGCAACAGCTTGACGCCTATCGCAATCTGGCGCCACGATGGCACGATTGGCGCCAGGTCCGCGCGGTATGTCGGCGGCTGTCAGCAGCCATCCTGCGAGCGGAGGTCTGAGCCGTGACGCTGTCTTTCCGTAATCTCACGATCGATCCGACCACACCGGTCGCTGATTGGCCGACTGAGGCGGTTCAGACCGCACTAGAGCGGGGAGACCTCGCCGACTGGCACCGGCTGGCCGCGGAGGTAGACCGCCGCCCATGGGGGCGGACCGCCCGCCAGATCGAGGAGGTGCTCGGGTACTCCCGACCTTTCGGAGTGGCTGAAGCTATGGAGACGCTGATCGCTGAGGCCAGGGAACGCGTCGAGCGGGGGGAGCGCCAGGAGGTGGCGGAAGAGATCCGGCAGGTAGTCGACGAGTCCGGGCTCACCCGGACCGAATTCGCGGCTCGCATCGGTACCTCGACCTCCCGACTCTCCACCTATCTGACCGGCAAGGTGGTGCCCTCAGCCGCGCTGATGGTCAGAATCCGGCGGGCGGGCGAGGAATCGGCCGAAGGCGGCGACAGCTAGCTCGTCTATCCTCGGCCGGTGCCGACCGACCGCCGTCCCCCTCCGCCGTCCGCCGGTTACCCGGCCGCCCTCCGCGGTGACCGGGCGGAAGGGCGGCGCTGGTACGACGCCGCGGTCGCGGCCGAAGCCGCTGGCGACCTGCCGGCGGCGACCGCGGCGTTGGCGACCGCGATCGGGCACGACCCCGGCAACGCCAGCTGGCACCAGCGGTTGGGCCGATGGCTGCTGCGCACCCGACAGTGGCGGGCGGCGGTGGCCGCGCTGCAGCGCGCGGTGGAGCTGCAACCGGACCGGCCAGTGCGGCACTACTGGCTCGGACGGGCGCGGGAGCAGTGTTGGGACTATCCCGGAGCGGTCCGGTCATACGCGGCCGCGATCGAGCTGGACCCGTCGCGTACCAGCTGGGCGAGCCGGCTGGCCGCGGCGGAGCGGTCGGCGGCGGAGTTCCGGCCGTTCCGGGGCACCCTGGTGGCGCACCGAGGTCGCTGCGGTGATCACCCGGAGAACGCGATCGAGGGCTTGGCCGCGCTACCGCCGTACGTCGGCGGAGTGGAGGTGGATGTGCGGCTCTCCCGCGACGGCGTACCGGTGCTGATGCACGACCGCCGGGTGGACCGCACTACCAGCGGCGAGGGGGAGGTGTCGGAGCTGCGCCATTGGCGGCTGCGCCGGATGAAGGGGGCCGGGGGAGCGCCGGTGCCGACGTTGGCCGCCTACCTGGACGCCTGCGCGGGTCGCGGCCTGCGGCAGATCCTGCTGGACATCAAACCGCCGGTCAGCCCGGACGGCGCCGGGCTAACCAAGATCGTCCAGGTGGTACGCCGGTCGCCGGTGGCCGACGGGTGCCTGCTGATGCTGCGGGACGAGCCGGAGCTGGCGCTGGCCCGCCGGGTGGCGGGTGACCGGGTGCGGCTCGGTTGGTTCGCGACCACCAGCGAGAACGTCGACGAGCGGGTCGCCGCCGCTGGCGACTATCGGGCGGAACTGTTGCTGGTGGCTCCGGGCGGCCGGCGTTACCTGACCCACCGGGCAGCGGTGGGCACGGCGCGCCACGCCGGGCTCCGCGCCGGCGCCTCCACAATCAACAGTTGGCGGGCGTTGGAGGCGGCCCGGCGTGACGGCTGCGATGTGATCCTGACCGACCTCACCGACCAGCTCGGACACTACGTCGGCGTGGTCTGCTCGGGGTAGCGGCTTCGGCCAGAGTTTCCGGAAACAGGGCTCCGGGCAGCGGCCGGAACTGGCCGAGTTTTTCGGTGGATGTTCGGGCAGATTTCCCGATATGGCGCGGTGTGCAGCGACAATGTTGCGGTAGAAACCTGC carries:
- a CDS encoding ABC transporter permease, coding for MSTVHPARSEGSAAPGPGEPGQTSGPGEGDGPPLGGVVPPSRRPPASTRHRPAAAPLPRRVRLARHFRRDWPLIAMTLPAVAFLAVFHYLPTLGNIIAFQDYNPFLGDNPLQAFIYSDWIGFGNFAVLFGDYLFWRALFNTLRFSFAQLILFFPLPIALAILLHSILHEKIKVFIQSVVYLPYFFSWVIVVTFFQQMFGGAGLLAQHMRSAGLEPPTIMTNPDTFIFLVTSQIVWKDVGWGTIIFLAALSAVNPNLYEAAAADGAGRWRRLWHITLPGIRPVIVLLLILRLGDSLTVGFEQFILQRSAVGPAAAEVLDTYIYYHGLLTQQFGVGAAAGLFKGAVGLTLVLIANKVAHRLGEQGIYKKT
- a CDS encoding carbohydrate ABC transporter permease; the protein is MSTTPIVTKVPPPRGRRQPWEEKPSAAGQTGKGAVLTFVVLAVLFPMWVIVVTSLSPREAINNAGGLVIVPQGLDFSAYVAIFSGGRVTRALGVSMFLATAGTALSVVLTILAAYGLSRQGSFGHRTLLFVFLLTFFIYPSLIPSYLVVTGLGLRDNLLALILPTAVSAFNLIVMRAFFMNLPQDLIESARIDGASELRILLQIVMPLSRAVIAVISLFYAVGYWNAFFNAMLYIQNRDLDPIQRVLQQYVLAGQAPPLRGDVANLPGVASVPPSLAIQMAVVVVTIVPCVVIYPFVQRHFVKGVIIGAVKG
- the selA gene encoding L-seryl-tRNA(Sec) selenium transferase, encoding MSEADTRRRIPGTDRALADPVLALAAERVGRATVKAAVVAAADRARRGEIPPERVIAEAAAALPDRLRPLRRVINATGVVVHTNLGRAPLSPAAIKAVVEAAGYTDVELDLADGRRARRGAAVLAALAAAVPEAEAAHVVNNNAAALSLVATALAAGREIIVSRGELIEIGDGFRLPDLLTATGARLREVGTTNRTTVADYRAAVGPQTGLILKIHPSNYRIEGFVGEASIGELSTLGPPVVADIGSGLLAPDPVLPAEPDAGTALRAGADLITASGDKLLGGPQAGLLLGKAELVERLRRHPLARALRVDKLTLAALAATLSGPPAPVPRSLHDTVAALHQRAAAIVAALPGVELTVAPSESVVGGGGGPGVVLPSVALAAPASFAAPLRLGDPPVVGRVTDGRLLLDLRAVDPAQDAELTAAIARVAGSVTRVAGDGAPAPPGSPTP
- a CDS encoding TIM-barrel domain-containing protein; protein product: MPYRPPLVSFETFVADPPDLPVRGPGEQGLSALTRAELIGTDPQGTVTIKGSTSSGEMLVAQVAIAGEGVIRVKLSQDPDARSRSAAATQLVSPGHFYAGRVEVDGGTIRVHAGSVCAELTLDPWHLRFVDLTGRELLAQHPGEHDISGRLRTLPFGRSTVDGEAVAYHESFAAPAEEKFVGFGEKFTPLDKRGQRPLMWNFDAFGAESDRSHKAVPFYLSNRGYGIVVDSGTPIEFDVCQSTHSCVQIVVPDDLLDYYVIAGPTPVEVLRRFHRLTGAPQPPPKWSFGTWISSGFFADTQEQVLARAAKIRELNIPCDVLHLDCYWQTVGHWSDMQWDSEHFPDPAQLLRTLADQGFRVCLWMNPYLSRQSPLFQAAADAGYLLKRPDGSTYVADVWHGTHPASGIVDFTNPAAARWFAELLRPLLEQGVAVFKTDFAEGVPADSVAHNGMTGVALHNVYTLLFNDVVSDITAEVAGHRMVWARSSYLGGQRHAAQWSGDVKSSYPAMASTLRGGLCHGLSGVPYWSHDVGGFNGPPSPDLYVRWAQFGALSPLVRFHGTSTRLPWEFPETAQQGAVDALRLRYRLMPYLYSTAIEAALGSAPMLRALLIDSPDDPAAWREELTYRLGPDLLVAPIFDPSGEQTVYLPAGESWVDWWTGEVHAGGGYLRVTVPLGQIPLFARYGALIPTAELGDTVGEAPFPALTLLSFGGESGRMLLHDVDGDTVISTARDGDTFTVTTTGPARVAAVEFPTTAGTTPPVYVNLPKL
- a CDS encoding beta-galactosidase — protein: MRGQKHWPATGDRWCFGGDWNPEQWPEPVWREDVSLMREAGVNLVSVGVFSWSWLEPEPGRYTFDWLDRALELLHTTGIRANLATPTASPPPWFSLAHPDALPVRADGVRLRHGSRDTYCVAAPAYRSAARSIAQRLADRYADHPALAMWHIHNEYGTGCHCDHAAVGFRAWLAARYGDLTALNDAWGTAFWGQHYSDWAQIEPPRATQYLSNPHQLLDFRRYLSDELLAACCEQRDLLRRANPDAPVTTNFPVGAWVPVDHRRWAAELDLVALDAYPEGVGIEAEQQTALLADLARHWAGGRPWLLMEQSPGGLGEHGVQVSKAPGRMARLSTSHLARGSRGVMFFQWRASAAGAEQYHSAMVPHAGPASRIFAEVRELGALLPRLAEAEVGAVQAEVGIGWDAASWWALQAPHLPSPELDYWAALSRAHAALWTEQVTTDFADLAGDLRGYRLILIPSHYLASDAVIETVRNYVAGGGHLVVWYFSGVADQAGRVRLGGYPGAFREVLGVRVTEFQPLPAATNVALTGGTEATRWSELVQLTGAQPVLRYASGPLTGEPAVTRHRYGEGTAWYVSTELSDDTYHELVRAALAAAGVDRGGAPPGVEVVERRADQQRWRFLLNHTDGPATVPADGVDLVTGATVTGAVTIPAGGLAVVRSDGS
- a CDS encoding nucleotidyl transferase AbiEii/AbiGii toxin family protein — translated: MELAAVLESASRLQELVPDAVLVGGSAAALYASHRDSFDHDHVVGDLRDRFDLVLEALESEGEWVTNRVRPGKIILGRLGDIEAGVRQLIRSRPLETTEVQLPSGRSLRVPTAEETLRIKAFLIVRRNQTRDYLDVAALADRYDIGAAAEVLARIDDYYADQHGGGRGVAAQVARQLGDPRPADASTTQQLDAYRNLAPRWHDWRQVRAVCRRLSAAILRAEV
- a CDS encoding helix-turn-helix domain-containing protein, with the protein product MTLSFRNLTIDPTTPVADWPTEAVQTALERGDLADWHRLAAEVDRRPWGRTARQIEEVLGYSRPFGVAEAMETLIAEARERVERGERQEVAEEIRQVVDESGLTRTEFAARIGTSTSRLSTYLTGKVVPSAALMVRIRRAGEESAEGGDS
- a CDS encoding glycerophosphodiester phosphodiesterase; its protein translation is MPTDRRPPPPSAGYPAALRGDRAEGRRWYDAAVAAEAAGDLPAATAALATAIGHDPGNASWHQRLGRWLLRTRQWRAAVAALQRAVELQPDRPVRHYWLGRAREQCWDYPGAVRSYAAAIELDPSRTSWASRLAAAERSAAEFRPFRGTLVAHRGRCGDHPENAIEGLAALPPYVGGVEVDVRLSRDGVPVLMHDRRVDRTTSGEGEVSELRHWRLRRMKGAGGAPVPTLAAYLDACAGRGLRQILLDIKPPVSPDGAGLTKIVQVVRRSPVADGCLLMLRDEPELALARRVAGDRVRLGWFATTSENVDERVAAAGDYRAELLLVAPGGRRYLTHRAAVGTARHAGLRAGASTINSWRALEAARRDGCDVILTDLTDQLGHYVGVVCSG